DNA from Methanothrix sp.:
CGCGATGGTCCATCAGGCGGAATCGTTGCTCTCTGAGGCGAAGAGAGCACGAGATGATGTTCTATCCATCTACAACATGACGAGACTCCTGGTGGTTTACGCATCTGAGAACGCGAGCATCGCGAGATCGATGGCTGAATCCGCTGAGATGAACGCCGGAGCTGCCAAAACAAGCGTGTATGAATGCAGGGCTGCTCTTAACGAGACGAGGAGCGTGAGATCTGAGGTCCTCTCCATCTACAACCTGACGAGACTCATGGCAGCTTATGCATATGAGAACGCGAGCATCGCGAGATCGATGGCTGAATCCGCGGAGACGAGCGCCAGAAGAGCTGAGACAGGCGCATACGAACGCGGGATGGCGGTGACTTCCCCTCCAGCCTGAAAACCGGAGTTTACGCCCTCCTGCTCGCTATCAACGAGAGCAGCTCAAGCTCCTGCTCCAAGAATAATCAACGATAGATGCGATCTCCGTAAAAGGGGGCCGGTTGTCTCCGCCCATCCGGAAAGATTTTAGACTTTGGGATTCTGGGTAAAGCAGTGTGAACTTGAGCATCAGGCTTGGCTGGATTACCGCTGTTGTTCTCGTAGCGCTCATCGCCATAGCCTACTTCATGTTCCCACTCATGGATGGCATCATCCTCGGCACGGTCTTCGCATACATAGGAAGGCCGATACGAGATATGTTCGGGTCCAGGAAACGCCTGGGCTCAGCCATCGCATCCATATGGATAATAGTGCCGATCTCGCTCGTTCTGATCCTGGGCGTGATGGAGATAGCGAACCTGTTCATGTGGATCGCCCAGAACCAGGGAAGCATAACGAGGGAGATAAGCGGCACCATCTCAGGCCTCGAGATCCCTGAGGAGATATACACGCTCATCACGGGAAGCCTGCAGAACGTCCTCAGCTTCGTGGCAGATCTAGCTGCGAGGATGCCGATATTCGATTACGGCAGGAGAATGATCCTGCTCGCAATAAATCTTGTGCTCTCGATACCTGTATGCTACTTCCTGCTCTGCGACGGCGAGCGTTTCGTTGAGTCCTGGTTCACCATAGTCCCTGAGGAGAGCCTGGAAACATACAGGGCATACTTCGAGAGGATCGACAGGATCCTGAGCGGCATATTCCTCGGCAGCATGTACACCGCGATCGTTGGAAGCGTGATCTCGGCCATAGTCTTCTACGCATTCGATGTTCCCAGGCCGTTTGCAATGGCGAGCCTGGTTTTCATAGCAGGTCTGGTGCCTGTGCTGACCGCATGGGCTGTCATTGTACCGATATCGATATACAGATACCTTCTCCTGGGTCCAGCCGAGGCGCTCATGTTCTTCGCCGTAGCATCCGCTCTCATCTATCTCCCATCTGAGCTGATCATACGGCCGTACCTTGTGGCGGCTCGCTCCTCACTGCATCCGCTGCTTGTTATACTCTCTTTCCTGGGCGGCGCGATGGTGGCTGGAATAGGCGGTTTCTTCCTGGCCCCTGCGATCATGGGCGTGATCGTGGGCATATACCAGGTCAGAAGGGAGCAGTCTCTGGCGAAGGAGCCTCAGAGCGAGCAGGATCTCTGAGGTGGAGATATGCGGTTCTGCATAGAGACATACGGCTGCACTGCGAACATCGGGAATTCCATGGAGCTCAGGGGAGCGCTGATAGCGCACGGGCATTGTGAGAGCGATCTTAATAATGCAGACGTCGTGATCCTAAACACATGCGCAGTTACATCACGCACAGAGAGGGACATGCTCCGGCGGATCGGCGAGCTCAGAGGCAGGAGGCTGATAGTGGCAGGCTGTCTGCCTGCTGCCATTCCGGAGCTGGTTGAGGGTCTCGAGGCCGTGGGCGTTCTGAACAGAGATGGCATAGACAGGGTTATCGATGCCATTGGAAGAGCTGAGCAGCCGGAACCAGATCGCATCACATCATGCTTGCCCGGAAGCCTGTGCGGAGTTGTCAGCATCTCAGAGGGATGTCTAGGAGCATGCTCATACTGCATAGTGAAGAGGGCAAGGGGGCCTCTCAGGAGCCGAGAGCCGCGCGAAATAGAGGATGCTGCAAGACGTCTCGTGAGCAGCGGTGCTGTTGAGATCCAGCTGGCATCACAGGATGCCGGAGCTTACGGATGTGACATCGGAGCTTCACTTCCGGAGCTCCTCGATCTGCTCTCTGATATGGACGGGACGTTCATGATACGGGTGGGCATGATGAACCCTGACTCTGTTATGAGGATTCTCGACGAACTGCTGGAATCGTACAGGAGCGGGAAGGTATACAAATTTCTCCATCTTCCGCTCCAGTCAGGCTCCGACAGGGTTCTGGAGGGGATGGGAAGGGGCTACACATCCGGTGATTTTGTTCATATCGTGAATGCTTTCAGATCGAGATTTCCGGAGATCTCGCTCACGACCGATGTGATAACCGGCTTTCCGGGAGAGACAGATCAGGATTTCGGATTGACTGAGGATGTGATAAGAACAACACAGCCTGACAAGGTGAACGTCACTAGGTACTCGCGGAGACCTCACACCCCCGCCTTTACGATGTATGATATGCCTGACAGGATAAAGAAGGAGAGGTCGCGCAGGATGACGGAGCTCTGGAAGGAGATCGCTCTCATGCGGAACAAGCGGTACGTGGGGCAGGAGCTGGAGGTGCTGGTCACAGAGCACGGGAGAGCCGGCACCATGAAGGGGAGGACCAGGAACTACGTCGGGGTCGTGGTCCATGGCGCCAGCTCCGTTGGAAAATGGTTGAGGGCGGTGACGACAGATGCAACGCCCTTCTACATAAAGGCCAGATGCACTGAAAGTCTGTGAACGCTCTGAGCTGACCGAAAGTCTACAGCAACTAATCTACGTGAGGGCCATGAGCTCCAGCTTCATGCGCTCACGATCGCTCATATCCGATCCGGTGCCGGATGTGAGCGAATCGTCCGGCACATACGTAAGCGTCAGCTTCCTGCGCTTGCCGTGCGTGAGCCTGACATGCTTTGGATCGAGATCTGCGGCGCGCTTCATCACTGTGATCACTGTCGTTTTATTGAGCCCCAGCATGTCCACCAGCTCTGCGGTGGTGTAGTCCCCTGGCCTCTCGCTCATGATCTCTATCAGCGCCCTTGCATGCTTGTCTATCGCACGCCCCTCGCCGTACTCAAGATCCTTTGAGGCTCTGGCATGCCTCGCCCTGAGCTGCGTCTTCAGATCTGCAACCTCTTTCGATAATCTGTCCACCTGATCGATCAGCCGGCCGAGCAGCTCAACATCCCTCCCAGACCCGACACTTTCTGTCAGTCTGTTTACGGCGGTTATGAGCTCGATCATGGCCTGCTCTTCCTTAAGCTTCCTTTCAGTCTCAGCGGCCTTATTTTTATACAGCTCTAAAAGCTCTTCGAACATCTGCTTACACCTATTACTTGTATGGTTTGTTTGGATGAAGCAAAATATTATTTATCCTTAAACAGACGCTACTATATATAGATTTCGATGTACACTCTGCGGTTTCCTTAAGAGATTGCTGGGTTGCAGCGATCTGCTCGGCCCGATCAGAGTTCGCAACTCAGAGTGTTCATGCTGGCATCTGGCAATGTGGTGTTCTTTTCGCATGATCGGGCTGCATGCTGTATCGATGTGATCTGCAGTGTATGTGGATCCGTGCAGCACTACAGCATGTGAGCGCATCACTGAACAGTCTGCCATGGAATCGATATCTATCAACACAATATATAACAACTTCTGCGAATACACATCCTCTTGGCCTCAACGATACAGGCAGACGAACGCTATCTGGTCATCCGTCCATTTATTGGTAATCCAATCATACGATCAGACATCGCGCATATTCGTTCAAAAAATACGTTCTTTCAGTGCAACCGGAAGCTGGCGTATATCTCTTATCATGATATCTGCAACCTCCAGCAGCCTGGGATGCGGGTTCGGATTCTGCTGGACTGTGAGCACCCCGAGATCCGCCTCCTCCAAGGCATAGAGATCGTTGAGACCATCGCCGACCATCACCACCGCTCGGTGATTCTCTTTAAGCCTTCTCACGATCGCCCTCTTCCTGATCGGATCTGCAACAGAGCATATCTTTTCAGGATCTATGCCGTAATCGACAAGATGTATCAGACTCCTGGGGCTGTCGCCAGATGCTATGTATATATCCGCACCCATGGCTCGGAGCTCATCTAGGACAGATCTGACACCAGGGAACGGCACGCCTCCTGTGCTCACGATGTACGGGACGGTCATATCCAGAGAGTCCACGATTATTCCGGTTGTGTGATACGTCTCAGGGCATCTCTGCCTGACAGCCTCGTGCGCAACCAGGAGATCCCTGACGGTCGCATCCGAGCGCCTTATAGCCTCAAGAGCATCCGAATGCGAGACCGGTGTGCTGTAGCAGCTTATCTCTATGCCCTCTGAGCACAGCTCTATCAGCCTGAGCAGATGTGTGTCCTCCGGACATCTCTGGACATCCCTCGGATCCATCTGAGGCACGACAAGCGCTCTGCCCGGCCTCTCTATGATGAGCTGCGCTGTCACTATCCTTTCCAGAATCCTCCTGTGGATGAGATCGTTGGCCACACGGTACATTCGGAGCAGAGTGCCTGCGACATCGAGAACAACTGCCATCTCGCCCATTGCCATTCGATATTCACGGAAGAGGTATGAACATATCGCTCCTCTGTGCATGTCTTAGAGGTGAGAGCACGTCGCCGTCCACCCGCATTGTCAGAGGATGCGACCCTGTAGGTCCCCTATCCCGTCAGAGACCTTTGATGCTGTCTCTTTCAGAATCTGAGCTGCCAGAATGCGCTCATAGAAGGTCTGCATCGCAAAAATATATACCAGAAAAGATATTGCTATGACTGACCATGAAAGACATACCGGATCGCATCGCTGCGCTTGCTGCAAGAGCGCTCGAGCCGATCATCTCTGCGATGGATTCTCCTGCCTCGCATGAGGTGGAGGCCGGTGGCGTGATCCTGAGGCTGGAGGTGAGCGATGCCCGGGTCTCCTGCAGGTGGGGCATTGGAGACTGCCTGGAGCTCCTGGAGAGGGTAGCAGAAGAGCTGGGCGTGCCCCTGGAGGAGGAGCTGGTCGTGAGGCATCCTGAGATGGAGTTCAGCGAGAACATGGTCACCGGCTTCTTCGAGGCCTGGAGGGGAGTCTCTGTTAAAAGAAGGAACCCCATGGAGGATGTGCTTGACGCTCTTATCTCCGAGCTCGAGATGCGCGGCGTGAGCATATCTCTGGAGGAGGATTCTCTGGTGCTCTCCAAGCGGAGATCGATACGCTGAGCCTCTACATTGTTTTGGCGCGGTGGAGGCCCTGGTGTTCAGAGCAGCTGCTCTCGCTCAGCCCTGCAGCGGGCTGCGGCCTCTGCTCTTCACATCTATAAATGTTGGGAATCCCATCGCGTTCAGCTCATCCTCGCCGAGTAGAATGCTGTGGCCCTCTGCATCAAAGGCTCTGAGCCATGATATCCGCCATCTCCCAGGCTCTGCATCCGCTGGCATCATGATATCGCCCCGGTAGAGAGCCCCGCTGGTGTTGCCAGCGCCTGCGGTCTGGTTCAGCTGCACCACTGCCGACATCCCGCCGGATGGGCTGACGAGCTTTATCGCTGGGGGAGATGATCCGGCCTCGGAGAGAGCGAGCGATATATTGAGCGTATCCAGGCTTGCGTTCAGCACGCGTGGCTCGATCGTGAGATTCAGCAGATCAGGCCCGAGCCTGGCATCGTGGGGGGATGATGCTCTCTCCTCTGCACCACCCGATGGATCGCCGCCCGCAAGGACGATATTCTTCTCGATGGAGAACACCCCCACCATATCATCGGTCCTGAACCCGTACATCGCGGGGTGGAGCGATGTGCCTGCGCCCTCTGCAACGCCGTATGAGATGTGCGCCCATGATAACGAGCCCTGAGTCAGAATACAAAGCACGACCAGAAGCAGCGCCCTTCTGCGCATCTTATGAGAGGTCTTCTTCATAGGAACCTCCTGGGGTGTAGGGGGAGCGGAAACCCCGCCATTCAGGTCGGGGAGGAGCGTACCCCACGCAGAAACAATATATACCTTTGTACCTGCTATTCTCTCCTGAGATGCCTTCTGACCCCAGAAGACACTCCGTAACGGAGAAACGGTTGCAACACGGAATGACGATAGGCATTTTGGAACGCCCCGAATCCGTAGCAATGCGGAAGCTGAAACCTGCATTTGAGGCCAGGAGCGTCCCCAGGGTCGCCGCTCTTCGGAGCTATATCCTGTGATGTCAACCGGCCTATTGTCTCGGACATGTCGGATTCTCCGCATGGCGCCAGGGACAAGCTCCGGTCTTCAGGCCGGAGTAGTTGACGGTAGATGAAGATTGCTCAGAGTGACCCCCTCTCCGGCCTGAAGGCCAGAGCTTGCGCCCTGTTATTCTCTGTCATGTGACTCTCAACGTCGTCTGGATCGCCAGATGTGCATTGTGACTGTAGCAAGCAGAGACCACAGGATACCCGCTGCATGAACCTGCTTCTCTTCTCTCCCACTCACGTTACTGGTTTCAGGGTGCTCTTCAGCCTGCACATTCTCCTCAACAGCAATCCCTGCGACCCCGCTCACGTTCTCGACTACCACATGGAAGCTCCTGTAGTTTGGCGGGGAGCCCTTTGCAGAGATCCCGACCTCTATGGTGTGATTCGCAGGAGCAATATCTCCCGCTGAGAGATTCACGTTGAACGTCATCCTGCCGCCGGGATAGACCCATCTGGCTCTCGTCACATTCGAGACCGATATACCAGGAGGCAGGCCTCTGAACACGAGCCTGGCATAGGCTCCGTCACCGCCTATGTTCTGTATGGTTATCGGAAGAGTTATTGTGGTGTTTGGCCTCATGCTCACATCGGGAGCATCAATGACCTTGAAGTACGGCGTGGCAGCTGCAGCGCTCAGAGCTGCATAAATAACCAAAATCATGGCAAGTTTTCTCATATGAGATCACCAGGGAG
Protein-coding regions in this window:
- a CDS encoding tRNA (N(6)-L-threonylcarbamoyladenosine(37)-C(2))-methylthiotransferase, with the protein product MRFCIETYGCTANIGNSMELRGALIAHGHCESDLNNADVVILNTCAVTSRTERDMLRRIGELRGRRLIVAGCLPAAIPELVEGLEAVGVLNRDGIDRVIDAIGRAEQPEPDRITSCLPGSLCGVVSISEGCLGACSYCIVKRARGPLRSREPREIEDAARRLVSSGAVEIQLASQDAGAYGCDIGASLPELLDLLSDMDGTFMIRVGMMNPDSVMRILDELLESYRSGKVYKFLHLPLQSGSDRVLEGMGRGYTSGDFVHIVNAFRSRFPEISLTTDVITGFPGETDQDFGLTEDVIRTTQPDKVNVTRYSRRPHTPAFTMYDMPDRIKKERSRRMTELWKEIALMRNKRYVGQELEVLVTEHGRAGTMKGRTRNYVGVVVHGASSVGKWLRAVTTDATPFYIKARCTESL
- a CDS encoding HAD family hydrolase is translated as MAMGEMAVVLDVAGTLLRMYRVANDLIHRRILERIVTAQLIIERPGRALVVPQMDPRDVQRCPEDTHLLRLIELCSEGIEISCYSTPVSHSDALEAIRRSDATVRDLLVAHEAVRQRCPETYHTTGIIVDSLDMTVPYIVSTGGVPFPGVRSVLDELRAMGADIYIASGDSPRSLIHLVDYGIDPEKICSVADPIRKRAIVRRLKENHRAVVMVGDGLNDLYALEEADLGVLTVQQNPNPHPRLLEVADIMIRDIRQLPVALKERIF
- a CDS encoding AI-2E family transporter, encoding MNLSIRLGWITAVVLVALIAIAYFMFPLMDGIILGTVFAYIGRPIRDMFGSRKRLGSAIASIWIIVPISLVLILGVMEIANLFMWIAQNQGSITREISGTISGLEIPEEIYTLITGSLQNVLSFVADLAARMPIFDYGRRMILLAINLVLSIPVCYFLLCDGERFVESWFTIVPEESLETYRAYFERIDRILSGIFLGSMYTAIVGSVISAIVFYAFDVPRPFAMASLVFIAGLVPVLTAWAVIVPISIYRYLLLGPAEALMFFAVASALIYLPSELIIRPYLVAARSSLHPLLVILSFLGGAMVAGIGGFFLAPAIMGVIVGIYQVRREQSLAKEPQSEQDL